The region TGAATGAAGTACGAGGCTTGGTTGTCCATatcaaatatggcgggcggcAGGAGTGGTTATTGTCCTGGCTTTGAGTCTTTGAATTCAGAGAATAACTGCATTGACAGTCTTTCTTTATAAAGGTTAGAGCTAGAGTAACGAAAAATTGGTGGTGTTTAGTTTACAAGGTGTGAAAATTTTATTGAGAGAGTCGCCTCGCGGTGATGCCGTTACTTGAGAGTTGAGGCTAAGTTGACATTGACTTAAAAGTTCTCTTCTTTCCCTCTCCTCCGAAGTATTGTTGGCTTCTTTAATGAAAATATTCTAAGCCTCTTTCTAAATTAAAATATCTATCATCCTAAGGAGGATTGGGATATGAGCCCAAAAAATGATGAAGCCTTACCAGATAGTTTACATATACAATTCATTTTACAGAAAGGATTTGATTTCAGATACTGATTCAATGAAGAACAGCAAGAGATGCAGAATTTTACGTATCGAACACcaacttttaaaaattcaagaaaaatcactgaagaaaaaatgtgCCAAATTGCTGAGGCATTTCACAATGCGGATGAAGGAAAGAAAGGTCTTCTCACAAGGGAAGACTTCAAAGTTGCTTTTGTCTCACTGTTTGGCTATAAACCATCAAGAAGTGAAGTTGATCGCTTAATGGAAATTAGAACACAGCAAGAGACTCCATTTGGTAGGCATTTACAGCTTGACCAGTCAGCAACATGCAAGGGTTGCATTGTAACCTGTGGGACCTCCCCTCAGGTTGGCATTACTATAGAACATTTCATAGAGATTGCAAAAACCAAGATTTTGACTGAGGATCGTGATGATGAAATAAGGCAAATCTTTCTTGCCTTTGATACCCGGTGTCAAGGTTTCATCACACTGGATGTTGCTAAGAAgaattttcttcaagttgCTCCTTTTTTGGACCCAGTAACTGTGGAGAAGTTATTCCAGGAGGCAGACACTGATCGAGATGGAAGAGTTAGCTATAGAGATTTTGAATTCATAATGAAATACAGCATGGACTATGAACTGTGAAAAAGATTCTAtgtgaaaattatttgaaaaaaaggggATTCATAGAATTTGCaacttttctttcatcagtAAAAGAACTGGAACAGTTATATATGTTTGCATTGAAGATTTCAATCAGTTTTAGTGACT is a window of Acropora palmata chromosome 4, jaAcrPala1.3, whole genome shotgun sequence DNA encoding:
- the LOC141880318 gene encoding EF-hand calcium-binding domain-containing protein 11-like → MQNFTYRTPTFKNSRKITEEKMCQIAEAFHNADEGKKGLLTREDFKVAFVSLFGYKPSRSEVDRLMEIRTQQETPFGRHLQLDQSATCKGCIVTCGTSPQVGITIEHFIEIAKTKILTEDRDDEIRQIFLAFDTRCQGFITLDVAKKNFLQVAPFLDPVTVEKLFQEADTDRDGRVSYRDFEFIMKYSMDYEL